The following coding sequences lie in one Sphingomonas sp. M1-B02 genomic window:
- the trhO gene encoding oxygen-dependent tRNA uridine(34) hydroxylase TrhO encodes MTHPLPIRVAALYQFTRFDDCAALRAPLAQVCTSQGVKGTLLVAPEGINGTIAGSDEGIEQVLAHIRTLPGCAAIEVKDSRAAEMPFLRMKVRIKREIVTMGQPDVDPLRGTGHYVAPEGWNALIDDPQTIVIDTRNDYEVAIGSFAGAVDPQTQSFRDFPAWFEAHREEIAAAPRIAMFCTGGIRCEKSTAYLKAQGLDEVYHLQGGILRYLETVALEESRWQGECFVFDERVSVGHGLAPGSHALCRACRMPLSPEQQASPLFVEGVSCPVCHADRTPEQRERYAERQRQTELAEARGETHLGREP; translated from the coding sequence TTGACCCACCCTTTGCCCATTCGCGTCGCCGCGCTCTATCAGTTCACGCGCTTCGACGATTGCGCCGCGCTCCGGGCCCCGCTCGCGCAAGTCTGCACGTCGCAGGGCGTGAAGGGCACGCTGCTGGTCGCGCCCGAGGGGATCAACGGCACGATCGCCGGGAGCGACGAAGGCATCGAGCAGGTTCTCGCCCACATCCGCACGCTCCCCGGCTGCGCCGCCATCGAAGTGAAAGACTCGCGCGCGGCGGAGATGCCCTTCCTGCGCATGAAGGTCCGCATCAAGCGCGAGATCGTGACGATGGGCCAGCCGGATGTCGATCCGCTCCGGGGCACGGGCCATTATGTCGCCCCCGAGGGTTGGAACGCGCTGATCGACGACCCCCAGACGATCGTGATCGACACCCGCAACGACTATGAAGTCGCGATCGGCAGCTTCGCCGGCGCCGTCGATCCGCAAACCCAGAGCTTCCGCGATTTCCCCGCCTGGTTCGAAGCGCATCGCGAGGAAATCGCCGCCGCGCCGCGCATCGCAATGTTCTGCACCGGCGGCATACGCTGCGAGAAATCCACCGCCTATCTCAAGGCGCAAGGGCTCGACGAAGTCTATCACCTCCAGGGCGGGATCCTGCGCTATCTCGAGACCGTCGCGCTCGAAGAGAGCCGCTGGCAGGGCGAATGTTTCGTGTTCGACGAGCGGGTGAGCGTCGGCCACGGCCTCGCCCCCGGCAGCCACGCGCTGTGCCGCGCCTGCCGCATGCCGCTCAGCCCCGAGCAACAGGCCTCGCCTTTGTTCGTCGAAGGGGTAAGCTGCCCCGTCTGCCACGCCGATCGCACCCCCGAACAGCGCGAACGCTATGCCGAACGCCAGCGCCAGACCGAGCTGGCCGAGGCGCGCGGCGAAACCCATCTCGGCCGCGAACCCTGA
- a CDS encoding ATP-binding protein: MMPRTICLHGPESTGKSTLGPLLAAHLGGVLLDEYGRDFAEAEGTDFTMPDLVTIARAHDAKARGLLAAGADPLIVDTDPLMTAVWADMLFGTRDPWFDAWTGTADLYLLFDIDLPWVEDGTRMFGTPTLRQKFFDLAKAELHRRGLSWALVNGQSEARFASALAAIEAAAAQATAAR, from the coding sequence ATGATGCCGCGCACGATCTGCCTGCACGGGCCCGAAAGCACCGGAAAGTCGACCCTGGGTCCGCTGCTGGCGGCGCATTTGGGAGGCGTGCTGCTCGACGAATATGGCCGCGATTTTGCCGAGGCCGAGGGCACCGACTTCACGATGCCCGATCTGGTGACGATCGCGCGGGCCCACGACGCGAAGGCCCGGGGGCTGCTCGCGGCGGGCGCCGATCCGCTGATCGTCGACACCGATCCGCTGATGACCGCGGTATGGGCCGACATGCTGTTCGGCACGCGCGATCCCTGGTTCGATGCATGGACCGGGACCGCGGACCTCTATCTGCTGTTCGACATCGACTTGCCATGGGTCGAGGATGGCACCCGCATGTTCGGCACCCCCACGCTGCGCCAGAAATTCTTCGATCTGGCCAAGGCCGAGCTCCATCGCCGCGGGCTCAGCTGGGCGCTGGTCAATGGACAAAGCGAGGCGCGCTTCGCCAGTGCACTCGCCGCGATCGAAGCGGCGGCCGCCCAAGCGACCGCCGCGCGTTGA
- the pnuC gene encoding nicotinamide riboside transporter PnuC — protein MSPIEIAAVLLGLVNVTLVVRRSLWNYLFALAMVSLYGFIFFEAKLYSDALLQGFFFAVNIYGWWNWTRSRAQSGEVRIVSLGVRGRTAWLAGCLIVTAIWGLLMHHYTDAAYPWWDGSIAVLSVAAQTLQSRRNWETWVLWIMVDLIAVPLYAVKGLWLTAGLYLIFLALSAWGLRDWVKARRA, from the coding sequence GTGAGCCCGATCGAGATCGCTGCCGTCCTGCTGGGGCTCGTGAACGTTACGCTGGTGGTGCGGCGAAGCCTGTGGAACTATCTGTTCGCGCTGGCGATGGTGTCGCTCTACGGCTTCATCTTCTTCGAGGCCAAGCTCTACAGCGACGCGTTGCTACAAGGCTTCTTTTTCGCGGTGAATATCTATGGCTGGTGGAACTGGACGCGATCGCGCGCCCAAAGCGGTGAGGTCCGGATCGTCTCGCTGGGGGTGCGGGGGCGTACCGCCTGGCTGGCGGGATGCCTGATCGTAACGGCGATCTGGGGGCTGCTGATGCACCACTACACCGATGCGGCCTATCCCTGGTGGGACGGCAGCATCGCGGTGCTGAGCGTCGCCGCGCAGACGCTGCAGTCGCGGCGCAACTGGGAGACCTGGGTCTTGTGGATCATGGTCGATCTGATCGCGGTGCCGCTCTATGCGGTGAAGGGGCTGTGGCTGACCGCGGGGCTCTACCTGATCTTCCTCGCGCTCTCGGCCTGGGGGCTCCGCGACTGGGTGAAGGCGCGGCGCGCATGA
- a CDS encoding PulJ/GspJ family protein has translation MTQQPEAGETGFTLIELMISLGLFGLIAVAGLALVEGIINVQGRTETRLDRLADLQRTMFVVSSDLEQIAGGELTGGGNAISFTRAAPGMGGAAVPLRYAVTGGALVRSVGAAPQVVLGGVALARWRFWDGAWVDRWPVDEASKERWPRAVALEMQVAGPGGAPGSLRRVIALPVRPMEAAR, from the coding sequence GTGACCCAGCAGCCCGAGGCCGGGGAAACCGGCTTCACGCTGATCGAACTGATGATCTCGCTCGGGCTGTTCGGGCTGATCGCGGTGGCGGGGCTGGCTTTGGTTGAGGGGATCATCAACGTCCAGGGGCGGACCGAGACCCGGCTCGATCGGCTGGCGGATCTGCAGCGGACGATGTTCGTGGTGTCGAGCGATCTCGAGCAGATTGCCGGCGGGGAGCTAACCGGTGGGGGCAACGCGATTTCCTTTACCCGCGCCGCGCCGGGGATGGGCGGGGCGGCGGTGCCGCTGCGCTACGCGGTGACCGGCGGCGCGCTGGTGCGCTCGGTCGGGGCGGCGCCGCAGGTGGTGCTGGGCGGAGTCGCGCTGGCGCGGTGGCGCTTCTGGGACGGAGCCTGGGTGGATCGCTGGCCGGTCGACGAGGCGAGCAAGGAGCGCTGGCCGCGCGCGGTCGCGCTGGAGATGCAGGTCGCCGGGCCGGGCGGGGCGCCGGGATCGCTGCGCCGGGTGATCGCGCTGCCGGTGCGGCCCATGGAGGCCGCGCGATGA
- a CDS encoding CsgG/HfaB family protein has protein sequence MRSLLLAGAAAFFMVAAAAPATAQTSMSSGKQDKRGDTKGASSGRKAQERGMRDIPRCARPLGTIGMVSPENQWWREFNLGNPEAILKVFVQESRCFTLVNRGRAMQSRAMERAMAESGELRANSNMGGGQVRAADFLLEPDIVSSNRNSGGGGIGAALGGMLGGRVGGALGGAISIKKKEANVTLSVVDTRSTEEQVSEGYARKTDIGFGGGGGAGWWGGLAAAGGGGYQNTEIGQVIVLAYLDAYIKMVDQLGGNIVEN, from the coding sequence ATGCGTAGTTTGTTGCTGGCGGGTGCAGCCGCGTTTTTCATGGTCGCGGCAGCCGCGCCGGCCACCGCCCAGACCTCGATGTCGTCGGGCAAGCAGGATAAACGCGGCGACACCAAGGGCGCTTCGTCGGGCCGCAAGGCGCAAGAGCGCGGCATGCGCGACATCCCCCGCTGCGCGAGGCCGCTCGGCACGATCGGCATGGTCTCGCCCGAAAACCAGTGGTGGCGCGAGTTCAACCTCGGCAATCCGGAGGCGATTTTGAAGGTGTTCGTCCAGGAATCGCGCTGCTTCACCCTCGTCAACCGCGGACGCGCGATGCAGAGCCGGGCGATGGAGCGGGCGATGGCGGAAAGCGGCGAGCTGCGCGCCAATTCGAACATGGGCGGCGGGCAGGTCCGCGCCGCCGACTTCCTGCTCGAGCCCGACATCGTCAGCTCGAACCGCAATTCGGGCGGCGGCGGCATCGGTGCCGCACTGGGCGGGATGCTCGGCGGGCGCGTCGGCGGGGCGCTGGGCGGCGCGATCAGCATCAAGAAGAAGGAAGCCAACGTCACGCTGTCGGTGGTCGACACCCGGAGCACCGAGGAGCAGGTCAGCGAAGGCTATGCGCGCAAGACCGACATCGGCTTCGGCGGCGGCGGCGGTGCAGGCTGGTGGGGTGGCCTGGCTGCTGCAGGCGGCGGCGGATACCAGAACACCGAGATCGGCCAGGTGATCGTGCTCGCCTACCTCGATGCCTATATTAAGATGGTCGACCAGCTCGGCGGGAACATCGTCGAGAATTGA
- a CDS encoding ABC transporter substrate-binding protein gives MDRRSLLKLLQSGLVASAASVVVPTSAFATAEKKDKRPIALLVPLTGPRARLGFSMQQAALLAENGQFVLSFDTGGTAAGAAAAAANALKKKPALILGPLSAEEVPAVSSTIAGRVPIIAFSNDSVLRTPGTYIFGITAGQVTSAILRYARSRGIRSLVVIDDGSPWSAAASLSAGQMESELGLAVRVLEVRAGQPTPDPGEAPDAVLLPGSGEAVLAAARQLKDSGVQLLGTLQGLDHRPAALEALDGAWIASPDPVAFGTFAAEFSARNGGAAGTIAALAYDAAGIANTLRAANTLNGAGLLDSKGFRCVTGPVRFRTDGSVARDFAVLRATRQGYEPVAVSSGS, from the coding sequence ATGGACCGGCGGTCCCTGCTGAAGTTGCTGCAATCAGGCCTGGTCGCTTCAGCGGCATCGGTCGTGGTTCCCACGTCAGCGTTCGCAACAGCCGAGAAGAAGGACAAGCGCCCGATCGCCCTGCTGGTGCCGCTCACGGGACCGCGAGCGCGGCTGGGCTTTAGCATGCAGCAGGCGGCGTTGCTCGCGGAAAACGGGCAATTTGTGCTGAGTTTCGACACCGGCGGGACCGCGGCCGGCGCGGCGGCGGCGGCGGCGAATGCGCTGAAGAAGAAGCCCGCGCTGATCCTGGGGCCGCTTTCGGCGGAGGAAGTGCCGGCGGTCTCGAGCACCATCGCCGGACGGGTGCCGATCATCGCCTTCAGCAACGATTCGGTGCTGCGGACGCCGGGCACCTATATTTTCGGGATCACCGCGGGGCAGGTGACCAGCGCGATCCTGCGCTACGCCCGCTCGCGCGGGATCCGATCGCTGGTGGTGATCGACGACGGTTCGCCGTGGAGCGCGGCGGCCTCGCTTTCGGCGGGGCAAATGGAAAGCGAGCTCGGGCTGGCGGTGCGCGTGCTGGAAGTGCGCGCCGGGCAGCCGACGCCCGATCCGGGCGAGGCGCCAGATGCGGTGTTGCTGCCGGGAAGCGGCGAGGCGGTGCTGGCGGCGGCGCGGCAGCTGAAGGACAGCGGCGTCCAGTTGCTGGGCACGCTGCAGGGGCTCGATCATCGCCCGGCGGCGCTGGAGGCGTTGGACGGGGCGTGGATCGCCAGCCCCGATCCGGTGGCGTTCGGCACCTTCGCCGCGGAGTTTTCGGCGCGCAACGGTGGTGCTGCCGGGACGATCGCGGCTTTGGCCTATGACGCGGCGGGGATCGCCAACACGCTGCGCGCGGCGAACACGCTGAACGGCGCCGGACTGCTCGACAGCAAGGGCTTCCGCTGCGTGACCGGGCCGGTGCGCTTCCGCACCGATGGATCGGTGGCCCGCGACTTCGCGGTGCTGCGCGCGACCCGGCAGGGCTATGAGCCGGTGGCGGTGAGCTCGGGGTCGTGA
- the lepA gene encoding translation elongation factor 4, producing MATEISRIRNFSIIAHIDHGKSTLADRLIQTTGGLQAREMSAQVLDNMDIEKERGITIKAQTVRLDWKEHVLNLMDTPGHVDFAYEVSRSLAACEGALLVVDAAQGVEAQTLANVYQSIEHDHEIIPVINKIDLPSAEPEKVRHEIEEIIGIDASNAVLASAKSGIGIEEILDAIVARIPPPKGDPDAPLKAMLVDSWYDPYLGVVILVRVIDGVIKKGQQIKFMAAGTTHLIDRVGAFRPKIEVLPDLGPGEIGFITAQIKEVAQARVGDTLTDARRPALEPLEGFKEVQPVVFCGLFPVDAADFEKLRESISRLRLNDASFSFEMETSAALGFGFRCGFLGLLHLEIIQERLTREYDLDLITTAPSVVYQIDLTHGGGHIELHNPADMPDPTKIATISEPWIKAVIYVPDEYLGSILKLCQDRRGIQRDLTYVGGRAQVTYELPLNEVVFDFYDRLKSISRGYASFDYEQIGYREGDLVKMSILVNAEPVDALSMIVHRGTAEARGRGMCERLKDLIPRHLFKIPIQAAIGGKVIARETIAAMRKDVTAKCYGGDISRKKKLLDKQKEGKKRMREYGSVSIPQEAFIAALRMGEE from the coding sequence ATGGCCACCGAAATCTCCCGCATCCGCAACTTTTCGATCATCGCGCATATCGATCATGGCAAATCCACGCTTGCCGATCGGTTGATCCAGACCACCGGCGGCCTCCAGGCCCGCGAAATGTCGGCGCAAGTCCTTGATAACATGGACATCGAGAAGGAACGCGGGATCACGATCAAGGCGCAGACGGTGCGCCTCGACTGGAAGGAGCATGTCCTCAACCTGATGGACACGCCGGGGCATGTCGACTTCGCCTATGAGGTGAGCCGCAGCCTGGCCGCGTGCGAGGGTGCGCTGCTGGTGGTCGACGCCGCACAGGGCGTGGAGGCGCAGACGCTCGCCAACGTCTACCAGTCGATCGAGCACGATCATGAGATCATCCCGGTCATCAACAAGATCGACCTCCCCAGCGCCGAGCCCGAGAAGGTGCGGCACGAGATCGAGGAGATCATCGGCATCGATGCGTCGAACGCGGTGCTGGCAAGTGCGAAGTCGGGGATCGGCATCGAGGAAATCCTCGACGCGATCGTCGCGCGCATCCCCCCGCCCAAGGGCGATCCCGATGCGCCCTTGAAGGCGATGCTCGTCGACAGCTGGTACGACCCCTATCTGGGCGTCGTCATCCTGGTTCGCGTGATCGACGGGGTGATCAAGAAGGGCCAGCAGATCAAGTTCATGGCCGCGGGCACTACCCATCTGATCGACCGGGTCGGCGCCTTCCGCCCCAAGATCGAAGTGCTGCCCGATCTGGGCCCCGGCGAGATCGGCTTCATCACTGCGCAGATCAAGGAAGTCGCGCAGGCACGCGTCGGCGACACGCTGACCGACGCCAGGCGCCCCGCGCTCGAGCCGCTGGAGGGCTTCAAAGAGGTCCAGCCGGTGGTGTTCTGCGGGCTCTTCCCGGTGGACGCCGCGGACTTCGAGAAATTGCGTGAGAGCATCTCGCGGCTGCGGCTCAACGACGCCTCGTTCAGCTTCGAGATGGAGACCAGCGCGGCATTGGGCTTCGGCTTCCGCTGCGGCTTCCTGGGGTTGCTACATTTGGAGATCATCCAGGAGCGGCTGACCCGCGAATATGATCTGGACCTGATCACGACGGCGCCGTCGGTGGTCTATCAGATCGACCTCACCCATGGCGGCGGGCATATCGAGCTGCACAATCCCGCCGATATGCCCGATCCCACCAAGATCGCGACGATCTCCGAGCCGTGGATCAAGGCGGTGATCTATGTCCCCGACGAATATCTGGGCAGCATCCTGAAGCTCTGCCAGGATCGCCGCGGCATCCAGCGCGACCTGACTTATGTCGGCGGGCGCGCGCAGGTGACCTATGAGCTGCCGCTCAACGAAGTCGTGTTCGATTTTTACGATCGGCTGAAGAGCATCAGCCGCGGCTATGCGAGCTTCGATTATGAGCAGATCGGTTACCGGGAAGGGGATCTCGTCAAGATGAGCATCTTGGTCAATGCCGAGCCGGTCGACGCGCTGAGCATGATCGTCCACCGCGGCACCGCCGAGGCGCGCGGCCGCGGCATGTGCGAACGGCTCAAGGATTTGATCCCGCGGCACCTGTTCAAGATCCCGATCCAGGCGGCGATCGGCGGCAAGGTGATCGCGCGCGAGACGATCGCGGCTATGCGCAAGGACGTCACCGCGAAATGCTATGGCGGCGACATCAGCCGGAAGAAGAAGCTGCTCGACAAGCAGAAAGAGGGCAAGAAGCGGATGCGCGAATATGGCTCGGTGAGCATCCCGCAGGAGGCGTTTATCGCCGCGCTGCGGATGGGCGAGGAATAA
- a CDS encoding general secretion pathway protein GspK has product MKRDEEGMILVNVLMFVAIAAGLVLLMINREELALDRALRTREAARALAVVRGGELSALVALRRDAEVAPDIDHVGEPWARLSEAGARIEGGSFDLAIADAEGRFNINALRSGEVASVILFQTIATEAGLRPEQMIAAVEYVRLYGPVTDLRPLRMAGVDPKAAAMLERLVTALPGTTSLNLNAADQEMLRILFRDPQVAERLAAVRARQGYLTLKDLTDQNVTMPWGASFRSNNFWVRTRATIGGTSQQAATLIQRRRTADGLVEVVPVERWRNAAVPPGAPALPIAAPAS; this is encoded by the coding sequence ATGAAGCGCGACGAGGAAGGGATGATCCTCGTCAACGTGCTGATGTTCGTCGCGATCGCGGCGGGGCTGGTGCTGCTGATGATCAACCGCGAGGAACTGGCGCTCGACCGGGCGCTGCGCACGCGCGAGGCGGCGCGGGCGCTGGCCGTGGTGCGCGGCGGCGAGCTTTCGGCGCTGGTCGCGCTGCGCCGCGATGCCGAAGTCGCGCCCGACATCGATCATGTCGGCGAGCCCTGGGCGCGTCTGTCGGAAGCGGGGGCTCGAATCGAGGGCGGCAGTTTCGATCTGGCGATCGCGGATGCCGAGGGGCGGTTCAACATAAACGCGCTGCGATCGGGCGAAGTCGCGTCGGTGATCCTGTTCCAGACGATCGCGACCGAGGCCGGCTTGCGCCCCGAGCAGATGATCGCGGCGGTCGAATATGTCCGGCTCTATGGCCCGGTGACCGATTTGCGGCCGCTGCGGATGGCGGGGGTGGACCCCAAGGCGGCGGCGATGCTCGAGCGGCTGGTGACGGCGCTGCCCGGCACCACCTCGCTCAACCTCAACGCCGCGGACCAGGAGATGCTGCGCATCCTGTTTCGTGATCCCCAGGTGGCGGAGCGGCTCGCGGCGGTGCGTGCGCGGCAGGGCTATCTAACGCTCAAGGACCTGACCGACCAGAATGTGACAATGCCCTGGGGCGCGTCGTTCCGCTCCAACAATTTCTGGGTGCGCACCCGCGCGACGATCGGCGGGACGAGCCAGCAGGCGGCGACTTTGATCCAGCGGCGGCGGACCGCGGACGGACTGGTCGAAGTTGTGCCGGTCGAACGCTGGCGCAATGCCGCAGTGCCGCCGGGGGCGCCGGCCTTGCCGATCGCGGCCCCGGCCTCGTAG
- a CDS encoding type II secretion system F family protein produces MPAYAYRAADRAGAAKRGIIEASSPSAARALLREQALLPLSVTATTDRGGAAPGSIQLPRFGRAPISSKQLATVTRQIATLVGSDIAIEEALRLVGMQSEQPRVSSLLLEVRGAILDGRSFAAALNQHPKAFPEFYRASVAAGEASGKLPDVLNHLAEFVENRQANGQKLQLALLYPALLAVVSFGMMALLMVYVVPDIVRVFVSRGADLPLLTRVMIGISWFLQNFGLYLIIGIGIAFVLFGRWSRVPANRLRLDKFFSERRPFRRFSRQLNAARFAGSLATLVGSAVPLVEALHAAAAVTPNRWVQGKALGVAQRVREGVSLRAAMQEAGVFPTMLVAIVASGETSGRLAPALGRAATELERELDGLVATLVALVEPLVLLVMGGLVLMMVLAILLPIINLNNLVTI; encoded by the coding sequence ATGCCCGCTTACGCTTATCGTGCGGCGGATCGGGCCGGGGCTGCCAAGCGGGGCATCATCGAGGCTTCGAGTCCCTCGGCGGCGCGGGCGTTGCTGCGGGAGCAGGCACTCTTACCGCTGTCCGTCACCGCGACGACCGATCGCGGCGGCGCGGCGCCGGGGAGCATACAGCTTCCGCGCTTCGGCCGTGCGCCCATATCGTCGAAGCAACTGGCCACGGTCACCCGCCAGATCGCGACGCTCGTCGGCTCCGACATCGCGATCGAGGAGGCGCTGCGCCTGGTCGGCATGCAGTCTGAACAGCCGCGGGTGAGTTCGCTGCTGCTCGAAGTGCGCGGCGCGATCCTCGACGGGCGCAGCTTTGCCGCAGCGCTGAACCAGCATCCCAAGGCCTTTCCCGAATTCTACCGCGCCTCAGTCGCGGCGGGGGAGGCGTCGGGGAAATTGCCCGACGTGCTCAACCATCTCGCCGAATTCGTCGAGAATCGGCAGGCGAACGGGCAGAAATTGCAGCTGGCGCTGCTCTATCCGGCGCTGCTCGCGGTCGTCTCGTTCGGGATGATGGCGCTGCTGATGGTCTATGTCGTGCCCGATATCGTGCGGGTGTTCGTGTCGCGCGGCGCCGATCTGCCTCTGCTGACGCGGGTGATGATCGGGATCAGCTGGTTCCTGCAGAATTTCGGGCTGTATCTGATCATCGGCATCGGCATCGCGTTCGTCCTGTTCGGGCGCTGGTCGCGGGTGCCCGCGAACCGGCTGCGGCTGGATAAATTCTTCAGCGAGCGGCGGCCGTTCCGGCGGTTCAGCCGGCAGTTGAATGCGGCGCGCTTCGCCGGGAGTCTGGCGACTTTGGTGGGGAGCGCGGTGCCCTTGGTCGAGGCGCTGCATGCGGCGGCGGCGGTGACGCCCAATCGCTGGGTGCAGGGCAAGGCGCTGGGCGTGGCGCAGCGCGTGCGCGAGGGCGTGAGCCTGCGCGCGGCGATGCAGGAAGCCGGGGTCTTCCCGACGATGCTGGTCGCGATCGTCGCGTCGGGCGAGACCAGTGGGCGGCTGGCGCCGGCCTTGGGGCGCGCGGCGACCGAGCTGGAGCGCGAGCTGGACGGGCTGGTGGCGACTCTGGTCGCCTTGGTCGAGCCGCTGGTGCTGCTGGTGATGGGCGGGCTGGTGCTGATGATGGTGCTGGCGATCCTGCTGCCGATCATCAATTTGAACAATCTGGTGACGATTTAA
- a CDS encoding FAD-dependent oxidoreductase has product MRHIAIVGSGPAGYYTAEACQKAFGNDIQVDIIDRLPVPFGLIRTGVAPDHQSIKGVARRYETVALTENVRFVGNVTIGRDLSIDELRTLYDAVVLATGAPRDRPLEIPGAELPGVVGSAAFVGWYNGHPDHAALGPLLDDPGAVVIGNGNVALDVARILAKTEAEFGGSDIVGPALALLGEAKIHTITLLGRRGPHQIAMTPKELDELGHLVRAAPIVDPADLPPPGADAALDPGQRKSVMLLRQLAEHPDAAKPIRIVFDFYAMPIAIEGDGRVERIIVERTAIDAEGRAHGTGETYAIPAGLVVSCIGYRTPPIEGVPYDERAGRFANEEGRVLPGLYAVGWARRGPSGTIGTNRPDGYAIAEKIGADIPVGSGKAGREGLDALLASRDVDVVTFADWQRIEAAEVAAAREGAPREKFTSIEGLLGARGA; this is encoded by the coding sequence TTGCGTCACATCGCGATCGTCGGCTCGGGGCCGGCGGGCTATTATACCGCGGAAGCCTGCCAGAAAGCATTCGGCAACGACATCCAGGTCGATATCATCGATCGGTTGCCCGTTCCCTTCGGACTGATCCGCACCGGCGTTGCGCCCGATCACCAGTCGATCAAGGGCGTCGCGCGCCGCTACGAGACGGTCGCGCTGACCGAAAATGTCCGCTTCGTCGGCAATGTCACGATCGGTCGCGACCTTTCGATCGACGAGTTGCGCACGCTCTACGACGCAGTCGTCCTCGCCACCGGCGCGCCGCGCGATCGTCCGCTCGAAATCCCCGGCGCCGAGTTGCCCGGGGTGGTCGGATCGGCAGCGTTCGTCGGCTGGTATAACGGCCACCCCGATCATGCCGCACTCGGCCCGCTGCTCGACGATCCCGGGGCAGTGGTCATCGGCAACGGCAATGTCGCGCTCGACGTCGCGCGGATCCTCGCCAAGACCGAGGCCGAGTTCGGCGGATCGGACATCGTCGGCCCCGCGCTGGCCTTGCTCGGCGAGGCGAAGATTCACACGATCACCCTGCTCGGCCGCCGCGGGCCGCACCAGATCGCGATGACTCCGAAGGAGCTGGACGAGCTCGGCCATCTCGTACGCGCCGCGCCGATCGTCGATCCCGCCGACCTCCCGCCCCCGGGAGCGGACGCCGCACTCGATCCCGGCCAGCGAAAATCGGTTATGCTCCTGCGGCAGCTCGCCGAGCATCCCGATGCAGCGAAGCCGATCCGCATCGTCTTCGATTTCTACGCCATGCCGATCGCGATCGAGGGCGACGGCCGGGTCGAGCGCATCATCGTCGAACGTACCGCGATCGACGCCGAGGGCCGGGCGCACGGCACGGGCGAGACGTATGCGATCCCCGCGGGGCTGGTGGTGAGCTGCATCGGCTATCGCACCCCGCCGATCGAGGGGGTCCCCTATGACGAGCGCGCCGGCCGCTTCGCCAACGAGGAAGGCCGCGTCCTGCCCGGACTCTATGCTGTCGGCTGGGCGCGCCGCGGCCCCAGCGGGACGATCGGCACCAACCGTCCCGACGGCTATGCGATCGCGGAAAAGATCGGCGCGGACATTCCCGTCGGCAGCGGCAAGGCGGGCCGCGAAGGGCTGGACGCGCTGCTCGCGAGCCGCGACGTCGACGTCGTCACCTTCGCCGATTGGCAGAGGATCGAGGCGGCCGAAGTCGCGGCGGCGCGCGAAGGCGCCCCGCGCGAGAAATTCACCAGTATCGAGGGGCTGCTCGGCGCGCGCGGCGCCTGA
- a CDS encoding glutathione S-transferase yields the protein MSEPILYSFRRCPYAMRARMALIVSDKPVEIREVKLREKPAEMLAASPKGTVPVLVLPDGAVIDQSIDIMRWALDRHDPEGWLEGDDSDLIAANDGAFKHHLDRYKYPDRHGSGPIEHRAAALAILAELEARLTATPWLCGHRHTLADAALMPFVRQFAAVDRAWFDAQPLPALQRWLALQIASPLFVETMQVRLQWRP from the coding sequence CTGAGCGAGCCGATCCTCTACAGCTTCCGCCGCTGCCCCTATGCGATGCGCGCGCGGATGGCGCTGATCGTCAGCGATAAGCCGGTCGAGATCCGCGAAGTGAAGCTGCGCGAAAAGCCCGCCGAGATGCTCGCGGCCTCCCCCAAGGGCACCGTCCCCGTGCTCGTCCTCCCCGACGGCGCCGTGATCGACCAGAGCATCGACATCATGCGCTGGGCGCTCGACCGCCACGATCCCGAAGGCTGGCTGGAAGGCGACGACAGCGACCTGATCGCCGCCAATGACGGGGCGTTCAAGCATCACCTCGATCGCTACAAATATCCCGATCGCCACGGCTCGGGCCCGATCGAGCACCGCGCCGCGGCCCTCGCGATCCTCGCCGAACTCGAAGCGCGCCTCACTGCGACCCCCTGGCTCTGCGGCCACCGTCACACGCTCGCCGATGCCGCGCTGATGCCCTTCGTCCGCCAGTTCGCCGCAGTCGATCGCGCCTGGTTCGACGCCCAGCCGCTGCCCGCACTCCAGCGCTGGCTGGCGCTCCAGATCGCGTCGCCGCTGTTCGTCGAGACGATGCAGGTCCGCTTGCAGTGGCGCCCCTGA